The Sphingobacterium lactis sequence GACGAAGCGGAGCCGATCGTGATGCAGCATGCAGCTGTTTACTCGGATGAAGCATATATGCACCACATCCAGCATCAGGTAGCCTTGGTAAAAGAACAAATGCGCAGATTATCACGCAATACCAATAAAGACCTAAGAGATTTTGCTCAATCGCAAACAGAAGCTGTTGCTCAGTTGTTTACTGCTGTAGGTGGTAAAGAAGATGCCCATGCGCATCACTAAGCAAAGATAAATGTCAGAAAACAAAATAGTTACAGGAATAATGTCGTATGGAATGTCCGGAAGGGTATTCCATGCGCCGTTTATAGAGGTTAACCCTCACTTTGAATTAAGGGGGATCGTCGAACGATCGACCAAGCAGGCGCAGGGCCGCTATCCCCATATCATCAGCTACGACACCGTTCAGGAATTGCTGGATGACCCTGCCGTAGAGCTCATCATCGTAAATACTCCCAACGATACGCATGTGGAATATGCGTTGGCTGCCCTAAAGGCTGGCAAGCACGTGCTGATCGAGAAACCTTTCGCACCCACAGTAGGCGAGGCCCGCATGCTATTCCAAGTTGCAGAGGAAATGGGCAGATTGATCCTTCCTTTCCATAACCGCCGGTTCGATGCTGATTTCCTAGCCTTAAAGGAAGTAGTTCAGCAAAAGGAACTCGGCCGATTGATCGAGCTCCACTTGCGATTTGACCGTTATAAAGAGGAAATTGGACCAAAGGTTTTCAAAGAAACGAAAAGACCCGCAGCGGGTGTTATCTATGACCTGGGGTCGCACTTGCTGGATCAGGCAATTTCCCTGTTTGGCAGACCCAAAGCGATGACCAAGATCAGCGGAAAATACCGCCCTAATACGCAGGTAGATGATTATGGATGTATTGTCCTCAATTATAAGGACGGATTGAACGTATTCATCACGACGAGCTTGCTGGTCGCCAATCCACAAGCCAGTTTTGTGCTCCACGGTACGAAAGGAAGCTTCGTAAAGAACCGGACGGACGTACAGGAAGCCCAGCTCATCGATGGCATGATGCCGAACAACCCTGCCTTTGGTGTAGAACCTGATGCGTCGGAAGGCATTTTGACCAAACCGGATGAGGACGGTAGATTAACATCCCGATTTATCGCGCCAGTTCAGGGCGATTATATGCAGCTTTTCAATGAAGTGTATGCTGCCATTCGCGAGGGCAAACCCTACTTTGTGACCAAAGATCAGATCATTTGGCAATTGGAAGTCCTCGAACCGAACAAATAAACTACATTTTAATGTTAAGTTAACATTCAGTTTATATTGTATATTTAACATTGTTAAACTTTTCAAAAACCATACAACGTGAGATATGCTGCTATAGATATTGGCTCAAATGCTGTGAGGCTGCTGATTGCTGATATTATTGAAAGAGAAAACGAAATTACCTTTAATAAAAACACACTACTACGCGTACCATTGCGCTTAGGTGATGATGCCTTCATTCATAAACACATTTCCGAGGGGAAATTTGAGAGCATGGTGAAAACCATGTCTGCCTTCCGCAACCTAATGGATGTGTACAAGGTCAAGGACTACATGGCCTGTGCTACATCGGCGATGCGCGATGCGGACAATGGACCGGAGGTCGTGAAAGCCTGCAAGGAGGTTGGAATCGATATTGATATCATTGATGGAGCTGTTGAGGCCCAGATCATTTATAATGTGCATAGCCATACGGCTATGGATAAGAATAAGGTATACCTGTACATCGATGTCGGTGGGGGTAGTACGGAGATTTCCCTGTTTGCCAATGGCGAACTGGTCGCCTCGCGATCCTTTAATCTGGGAACCATCCGGATACTGGACAATCAGGACAGTCCGGAAACTTGGGACGACATGAAACGTTGGGTCAAGAACATTACCAAAGGCCATAAGAATATTTACGGTATCGGTAGTGGTGGTAACATCAACAAGCTTTCCCGCTTAGCCAATGAGAAGGCGGACAAGCCGATTTCCTATGCGAAATTGAAAGCGTTATATGTCTACCTGAATTCCTATTCCCTAAAGGATAGAATCAACGTGCTGGAACTCAAGCAGGACCGTGCCGATGTAATCATTCCGGCTTCTGAGATCTTCCTGACCATCATGAAGGTCGGGCATCTGAAGAATATTGTCGCTCCACGGATCGGACTTGCGGACGGTATTATCCAGACCCTGATCAATAAAAATTTGAAAGGTGAGAAAGCCTAAAAAAACGTTGCAGGATTCAAAATAAAGATTAATTTTGCGTTGTCAAAAAGCCCAGGTGGCGAAATTGGTAGACGCACCATCTTGAGGGGGTGGCGCCTGAATGGGCATGGCAGTTCGAATCTGCTCCTGGGCACAAAAAATTGTAAAGAGACCGATCAGGTCTCTTTTTTTTGCTTTTCCCCCTTTATTTTCCGTTTAATCCAACCTTATATCCTACTGCCTCTTTTCCCATAGGAGATTTGGTTACAAGCAACCCAGATTCGGTTAGTATGCGTCTTTAAAAGATCATGACCTTTGTCAAACCAGAAGATGCCAGCTTATGTTCAAGTTATGGAAGAAACCTTAAGCAAAGTGTTTTCTGGGAATTGAAATAATGAAAATATGATACAGACAATTTTAGGGGCAAATGGACAGATCGGAGAGGAGCTGGCCCGCGCATTACACAGCAATTATACCGATAAGATTAGGTTGGTCAGTAGAAAACCGAAGCGAATTCATGATACGGATGAACTCTTTGCAGCAGATTTAAATGATGCGAAAGCAGCTTCCGAGGCGGTGAACGGGTCGTCGATAGCTTACTTCACACTCGGCCTTCCCATGGATACCGACCTTTGGGAACAGCAATTTCTGAAGATTACCCGAAACGTCATCGAGGCGTGCAAGGAGCACGGAACCAAATTGGTGTTCTTTGATAATACATACATGTATCCTCAGGATGGCCGCGTGCTGACCGAGGAGACAATCTTTGCTCCGAATGGTCGGAAAGGTAAGGTGCGGCAGGAAATGGCGGAAATGGTGCTGAATGAAATCGCAGCCGGCACGTTGGATGCTGTCATCTGTCGCGCACCGGAATTCTATGGGCCGCAAAAGACCCAGAGTATTACCAATTCGCTATTGTTTGATAAGGTAATGGCCGGTGAGAAACTGCAGGTTCCCCTGCGGGACGACACCAAGAGAAGCTTGATCTGGACTCCGGATGCCAGTCGGGCCACCGCGCTGATCGGTAACACCCCAGAAGCCTATGGCCAGACGTGGCACCTGCCGATCGATGCCAGCAGACCCACTTACAAGAAGCTTATTCAAAAAATATCTGAGGCTTACCAAACGAATTTTTCCTATTCGGTTATTGGAAAGTTCAAGTTTTGGGTGGGATCACTCTTCAAGAAATCGGTGCGGGAATTGCAGGAGTTGTTACCCCGCTATGCGACGGACAATATCTTCTCCGATGATAAATTCAGGAAAGCATTCCCCGATTTTCAGACGACTTCCTTCGGCGAAGGAATAGAAATTATAAAACAGGAACAGGCAAAAGCGAAATAAAAATCTTAATTTACAGTTATGAATGCCCCGGAACGGATAACTTCAATTGCTATGCTCCACAAAGTATTGGGCATGGAAAGACCCGCGCATCCCCTGATCAGTGTATTTGATTTCAATTCGGTGAGGTTGAAGGAACAGACTATCCTTCGCTCCCTGATCACGGATTTCTACATCATTGCACTGAAGAAGGACTGTGCAGGGAATAAATTTCGCTATGGGCAGGATTATTATGATTTTGAACAGGGGATCATGTATTTCCTTGCGCCACAACAGGTCATGCATTTTACCGATATCCTCTTGAACGATGTGGAGGGCTTTGTGCTTGTGGTGCATCCTGATTTTCTGCATAGCTATGGGTTAGGCACCACCATCAGGGAATATGGTTATTTTTCCTATAGCAGCAATGAAGCACTGAATCTCTCTGAAAAGGAGGAAGGTGCGGTAATGGCCATTATCCATAATATTGAACGGGAAGTAGACGCGAATATGGACGCCTTTACACACGATCTTTTGGTGTCCAATCTGCAACTGCTCCTGACCTATAGTGATCGCTTCTATCATCGGCAGTTCCTCACCAGCCGAAAGGCGAATAGTGCACTATTGAACAAGTTGGAAAATATCCTGGATACAGCCTTTGGAACGGCCTCACTATTGGAATCCGGTGTCCCTTCCGTGCAATCTATTGCTGAGCAATTAAACCTCAGCCCCAATTACCTGAGCGATCTATTGCGGGTGCAGACCGGACAGACTACGCAGCAGCATATTCAAGATCGGCTGATTGCGAAAGCGAAGGAACTCCTTTCGACGACGACCCTTAGTATTTCCGAGATTGCCTACCAGTTAGGCTTCGAACATCCGCAGTCCTTTCATAGGCTTTTCAAGAACCGTACCTCCATTTCTCCGGTGAAATTTAGGGCTTCGTTCAATTAATCCATCAAAATTTTATTGCTTTCTGCGCCCTTAAGGTCACGAATTATAAGGAAAGATATTTTATCCTGCCAACATTAGCAGGCTAATATTGTTATATCATAAGAAGAAGAGAACATGGCAATCAATATTCTATTTATCGTAACTAATGTGGACAAGTATGCGAACAGTACATTGGCTACAGGTCTCTGGCTAAGCGAGCTTACCCACATCTATGACCAGGGTGTGCAAAACGGCTGGACAATGACAATTGCCAGCCCAAAAGGTGGCAATGTGCCACTTGATCCGGAGAGTTTGAAGCCATTAATCCTCGATAAGGTGTCGAAAAAATACATTGATGATCGAGTTTTTATGGATGCTTTGGAAAATTCCAGGGCAATTACTGATGTTATGGATACAACTTTTGATGCCGTCTACCTGGCTGGCGGACATGCCACCATGTATGATTTCCCCGACGATGAAAACCTACAGGAAATCGTCCGGAATCATTATGAATCTGGACGCAAAGTCGGCGCTATCTGTCATGGCGTAGGAGGATTGCTGAATGTGCGGCTTAGCAACGGGGAATACCTGATTGCTGGTCGTGAAATTACCGGGTTTGATTGGTTTGAAGAAACTTTAGCGCGACGCAAGAAATATGTTCCCTTTAACTTGGAGGAAGCGATCAAGGACCGTGGTGCTCACCTGAAAAAAGCGTTGATCCCCATGACCTCCAATGTTGTGGTGGACGGGAATCTCATCACCGGGCAAAATCCATTCAGTTCTACAGCAATGGCCGAGGTTATGGCGAGCGAATTAAAAAAATAAAGAAAGCATGCAATAGGCCATGATGGCCATATTATATCATTATCAAAAGAATATATTATGACAAAAATTATTTCAGCAGATCAAGATCCGAAGATTTTCAAAGACATCAGATCCTTTTTAAAGGAATTAAATAGTGAAGGTGGTAAACCGATGGAAGAGATGGAGCCCGATGAAGCACGCAAAGTGCTGGAAGGAGCGCAATCTTCCGTCGAGGTTGATGTGTCCGGGATTACGGAATCGGAGCGTGACATTCAGCAGGATGGTCTGGATGTGCATATCCATATTGTAAAGCCTGCAGAAGCGAAAGAAGACCGCCTTCCGGTATTTATCTTCATCCATGGTGGAGGATGGGTTCTGGGGGATTATCCGACGCATAAACGCTTGGTTCGTGACTTGGTCGTTCAATCGGGTGCCGCTGCGGTTTTCGTTGATTACACGCCATCACCGGAAGCACGCTATCCCGTTGCGATTAACGAGATCTATGCCGCTACCAAGTGGGTAGCTGAACATGGTGACGAAATAGGAGTGGATGGCTCCAATTTAGCCATTGCTGGAAACAGTGTGGGCGGAAATATGACGGCAGTGACCTGTTTGATGGCGAAAGATAAAGGCGGACCAAAGATTAAGTTCCAATTGCTGTTGTGGCCGGTTACTGATGCAGATTTCAGCCGCGATTCCTGGAAGAATTATGCAGAAGGCCGCTTCCTGACAGCCAATATGATGAAATGGATGTGGGATCACTACCTTCCTGACACCGAAAAACGGAAAGAATATTATGCTTCACCCTTCCAGGCATCGCTGGAGCAATTGAAGGACCTACCACCAGCCTTGGTGCAATTGGCAGAGAACGACATCCTTTACGATGAAGGTTTGGCCTACGCGCGTAAATTGGACGAGGCCGGTGTACCTACGACAATACAGACCTACAATGGTTTTATCCATGATTATGGTTTATTGAATCCCTTGGAGCATATCAAAGCGGTGCAGCAGTCTACTAAG is a genomic window containing:
- a CDS encoding Gfo/Idh/MocA family oxidoreductase, encoding MSYGMSGRVFHAPFIEVNPHFELRGIVERSTKQAQGRYPHIISYDTVQELLDDPAVELIIVNTPNDTHVEYALAALKAGKHVLIEKPFAPTVGEARMLFQVAEEMGRLILPFHNRRFDADFLALKEVVQQKELGRLIELHLRFDRYKEEIGPKVFKETKRPAAGVIYDLGSHLLDQAISLFGRPKAMTKISGKYRPNTQVDDYGCIVLNYKDGLNVFITTSLLVANPQASFVLHGTKGSFVKNRTDVQEAQLIDGMMPNNPAFGVEPDASEGILTKPDEDGRLTSRFIAPVQGDYMQLFNEVYAAIREGKPYFVTKDQIIWQLEVLEPNK
- a CDS encoding exopolyphosphatase; this translates as MRYAAIDIGSNAVRLLIADIIERENEITFNKNTLLRVPLRLGDDAFIHKHISEGKFESMVKTMSAFRNLMDVYKVKDYMACATSAMRDADNGPEVVKACKEVGIDIDIIDGAVEAQIIYNVHSHTAMDKNKVYLYIDVGGGSTEISLFANGELVASRSFNLGTIRILDNQDSPETWDDMKRWVKNITKGHKNIYGIGSGGNINKLSRLANEKADKPISYAKLKALYVYLNSYSLKDRINVLELKQDRADVIIPASEIFLTIMKVGHLKNIVAPRIGLADGIIQTLINKNLKGEKA
- a CDS encoding NAD-dependent epimerase/dehydratase family protein, with product MIQTILGANGQIGEELARALHSNYTDKIRLVSRKPKRIHDTDELFAADLNDAKAASEAVNGSSIAYFTLGLPMDTDLWEQQFLKITRNVIEACKEHGTKLVFFDNTYMYPQDGRVLTEETIFAPNGRKGKVRQEMAEMVLNEIAAGTLDAVICRAPEFYGPQKTQSITNSLLFDKVMAGEKLQVPLRDDTKRSLIWTPDASRATALIGNTPEAYGQTWHLPIDASRPTYKKLIQKISEAYQTNFSYSVIGKFKFWVGSLFKKSVRELQELLPRYATDNIFSDDKFRKAFPDFQTTSFGEGIEIIKQEQAKAK
- a CDS encoding helix-turn-helix domain-containing protein, which produces MLHKVLGMERPAHPLISVFDFNSVRLKEQTILRSLITDFYIIALKKDCAGNKFRYGQDYYDFEQGIMYFLAPQQVMHFTDILLNDVEGFVLVVHPDFLHSYGLGTTIREYGYFSYSSNEALNLSEKEEGAVMAIIHNIEREVDANMDAFTHDLLVSNLQLLLTYSDRFYHRQFLTSRKANSALLNKLENILDTAFGTASLLESGVPSVQSIAEQLNLSPNYLSDLLRVQTGQTTQQHIQDRLIAKAKELLSTTTLSISEIAYQLGFEHPQSFHRLFKNRTSISPVKFRASFN
- a CDS encoding type 1 glutamine amidotransferase domain-containing protein, with protein sequence MAINILFIVTNVDKYANSTLATGLWLSELTHIYDQGVQNGWTMTIASPKGGNVPLDPESLKPLILDKVSKKYIDDRVFMDALENSRAITDVMDTTFDAVYLAGGHATMYDFPDDENLQEIVRNHYESGRKVGAICHGVGGLLNVRLSNGEYLIAGREITGFDWFEETLARRKKYVPFNLEEAIKDRGAHLKKALIPMTSNVVVDGNLITGQNPFSSTAMAEVMASELKK
- a CDS encoding alpha/beta hydrolase; the encoded protein is MTKIISADQDPKIFKDIRSFLKELNSEGGKPMEEMEPDEARKVLEGAQSSVEVDVSGITESERDIQQDGLDVHIHIVKPAEAKEDRLPVFIFIHGGGWVLGDYPTHKRLVRDLVVQSGAAAVFVDYTPSPEARYPVAINEIYAATKWVAEHGDEIGVDGSNLAIAGNSVGGNMTAVTCLMAKDKGGPKIKFQLLLWPVTDADFSRDSWKNYAEGRFLTANMMKWMWDHYLPDTEKRKEYYASPFQASLEQLKDLPPALVQLAENDILYDEGLAYARKLDEAGVPTTIQTYNGFIHDYGLLNPLEHIKAVQQSTKQAAAALKDALFS